One stretch of Arachis hypogaea cultivar Tifrunner chromosome 20, arahy.Tifrunner.gnm2.J5K5, whole genome shotgun sequence DNA includes these proteins:
- the LOC140182932 gene encoding uncharacterized protein translates to MRYDGTQDLQEHLTAFEARMNLEGVGDEVRCRAFPITLAGPAIRWFNALPQGSITTFADISLSFLAQFTTRIAKVKHPINLLGVTQQNGEPTRKYLDRFNDECLEIDGLTDSVASLCLTNGLLNEDFQKHLTTKPIWTMQKIQNVAREYINDEEVSQVVAANKRQLAYPSARPSVGSERSKEPSRDGGTAKTFKPFPRVGKFSNYTPLTAPIVEVYQQIADKDILSKPRQLRDRTGENKNLYCDYHKGYGHKTQDCFDLKDALEQAIREGKLAEFAHLIREPRRRDRSTEDKSRSVKQRWEPEEDAERALTVVNVVVGRDVRPRSKSASKKDTKVLAMSSGPTPTSRRLPLISFGPEDQWFNEVAESPPMVITARVGTGLIKRILVDTGADSNIMFCNVFDALGLRDADLRDHQHGVVGLGDNFIKPDGVISLPVSIGGGRGKRSLMAEFVVLRDSTAYNLILGRKTINEFGVAISTKLLLMKFVADDGSVGTIRGDLETAVACDNARLSLRKKSKEASGVFLADLDARVDDKPRPEPEGDLEKFRVGDSDEKFTFVNRNLPHDLKEPLMEMIRANGNLFAWTPADMLGIDPQLMSHHLAVKAEVKPVAQRRRKMSQERAEEVSRQTASLLKAGFIRELDYSTWLSNVVLVKKHNEKWRMCVDYSDLNKACPKDSYPSPT, encoded by the coding sequence ATGAGGTACGACGGTACCCAAGATCTCCAGGAacatctaacggccttcgaggccaggatgaacctggaaggggTAGGTGACGAAGTGAGATGCCGGGCTTTCCCAATAACCTTAGCTGGGCCGGCGATCCGTTGGTTTAACGCCCTCCCCCAGGGCTCCATAACCACGTTTGCCGACATCAGTCTTTCTTTCTTGGCCCAGTTCACCACGCGCATCGCCAAAGTAAAACACCCGATTAACCTGCTAGGGGTGACGCAGCAAAACGGCGAACCAACCAGAAAATACTTGGACAGATTCAACGATGAGTGCCTCGAGATAGACGGCTTAACTGATTCGGTGGCCAGCTTATGCTTGACCAATGGTTTGCTAAATGAGGATTTCCAaaaacacctcaccaccaagcCCATTTGGACAATGCAGAAAATTCAGAACGTAGCCAGGGAATACATTAATGATGAAGAGGTAAGTCAGGTCGTGGCAGCCAATAAACGGCAGCTCGCATACCCTAGTGCCCGCCCATCCGTTGGTAGTGAGAGGTCCAAGGAACCCTCCAGAGACGGAGGAACGGCCAAGACTTTCAAACCCTTTCCTCGTGTTGGGAAGTTCAGCAACTACACCCCCCTAACAGCTCCAATCGTCGAGGTTTATCAGCAAATTGCCGACAAGGACATCTTGTCGAAGCCCCGACAACTCAGGGACAGGACGGGAGAAAACAAAAACCTTTATTGTGATTATCACAAGGGATATGGccacaagacccaagactgcttcgACCTGAAGGACGCCCTAGAGCAGGCCATCCGGGAAGGAAAGCTGGCCGAGTTTGCCCACCTAATAAGGGAACCTAGAAGGAGGGACCGGTCAACCGAGGACAAAAGTCGCTCCGTAAAGCAGAGATGGGAACCCGAGGAGGACGCGGAGCGTGCCCTCACTGTGGTGAATGTGGTGGTTGGAAGGGATGTCCGTCCCAGGTCGAAGTCGGCTAGTAAGAAGGACACCAAGGTTTTAGCTATGTCCTCTGGCCCCACACCGACCTCTCGCAGGTTGCCCTTGATATCTTTTGGCCCCGAGGATCAATGGTTCAATGAGGTGGCGGAGAGTCCGCCGATGGTGATCACGGCCAGGGTGGGCACCGGCCTAATAAAGCGGATCTTGGTGGACACAGGAGCTGATTCCAATATCATGTTTTGCAATGTTTTTGATGCCCTAGGCCTACGAGACGCCGACCTCCGAGATCACCAGCACGGCGTGGTAGGCCTAGGTGATAACTTCATCAAGCCAGACGGCGTAATTTCCCTCCCGGTCTCCATAGGCGGAGGCAGGGGGAAGAGGTCGCTAATGGCAGAGTTTGTGGTCTTAAGAGACTCGACGGCCTACAACCTCATCCTGGGGAGGAAGACCATCAACGAATTTGGGGTGGCGATCTCCACCAAGCTATTGCTAATGAAGTTCGTAGCTGATGATGGATCAGTTGGGACCATCAGAGGAGACCTAGAGACGGCAGTTGCATGCGACAACGCCAGACTCTCCCTGAGAAAGAAATCTAAAGAAGCATCCGGTGTCTTTCTTGCCGACCTAGACGCCAGGGTCGATGACAAACCCAGACCGGAACCAGAGGGAGATCTTGAAAAGTTCAGGGTCGGCGACTCAGATGAGAAGTTCACCTTTGTGAACAGAAACCTCCCACACGACCTGAAGGAACCTCTAATGGAAATGATCAGGGCTAACGGCAACCTATTTGCTTGGACGCCAGCTGACATGCTGGGGATAGACCCCCAGCTCATGTCGCATCACTTGGCCGTCAAGGCGGAAGTCAAACCAGTGGCCCAAAGGAGAAGGAAAATGTCGCAAGAAAGGGCAGAGGAGGTGTccaggcagacggccagcctTCTTAAAGCAGGGTTTATACGAGAGCTCGACTACTCGACCTGGCTATCGAACGTAGTCTTGGTTAAAAAGCACAAtgaaaaatggaggatgtgcgtggaTTACTCCGATCTTAACAAAGCATGTCCCAAAGACTCCTACCCCTCCCCAACATAG
- the LOC112785386 gene encoding uncharacterized protein: protein MHDANPLTKFQIGQSFQSKEEVVLSVKDYSIRRGVEYRVIQSDNLKYQGICKELGNGCTWLICIVMRKRKSTWKVRRYNGPHTCMATSILSDHRQLDYHVICATIFPLVRAYASVSIKVLQEATEATYGFRPSYRKMWMAKQKAVAQIFGDWEESYGDLPRWILGVTSTMDGCVALLKTSPVRVGDQVDEDRVYFHRMFWTFPPCIEAFQHYKPLVSIDGTHLYGKYGGTLLLAIAQDGNSNILHNSIKAALEAPDSGWRPHHAYRAFCIWHVAANFALTFKGQDARRWLVNATCAKTEAKFDYWFDIMRTENPAMCDWANRIEYERWTQHKNGGRRYGHMTTIISECVNSVLKGTRNLPVTSLVKSTYLRLAELFVIRGQTVEAQLGSGHRYSQPLVKAI from the exons ATGCATGATGCGAATCCTTTGACGAAATTCCAGATTGGCCAATCGTTCCAGAGTAAGGAGGAAGTTGTGCTGAGTGTAAAAGATTACAGTATTCGGCGTGGAGTTGAGTATAGAGTAATACAGTCCGACAATCTGAAATACCAAGGGATATGTAAGGAGTTAGGTAACGGGTGCACGTGGTTGATTTGTATAGTCATGCGAAAAAGGAAGAGCACATGGAAAGTTAGGCGGTACAACGGGCCACACACGTGTATGGCCACATCGATATTAAGCGACCACAGgcagcttgattatcatgtcataTGTGCGACAATCTTTCCATTAGTTAGAGCTTATGCGTCGGTGTCGATTAAGGTGCTGCAAGAGGCAACGGAGGCGACATATGGTTTCAGGCCTAGTTATAGGAAGAtgtggatggcgaagcagaaggcagtAGCACAGATCTTTGGCGACTGGGAGGAGTCATATGGTGATCTGCCCCGCTGGATCCTTGGGGTCACATCCACCATGGACGGATGCGTTGCTCTGCTGAAGACCTCCCCGGTTAGAGTGGGTGATCAGGTTGATGAAGATAGAGTCTACTTTCATCGCATGTTCTGGACATTCCCTCCATGTATTGAGGCATTTCAACACTATAAGCCGCTTGTCAGTATCGACGGAACACACctgtatggcaagtatggaggGACGTTGTTGTTGGCGATTGCTCAAGATGGAAACTCGAATATACT ACACAACAGCATCAAGGCTGCACTAGAGGCACCAGATAGTGGTTGGCGACCTCACCATGCTTATCGGGCATTCTGTATTTGGCATGTTGCTGCAAATTTTGCCCTTACTTTCAAGGGGCAGGATGCAAGGAGGTGGCTTGTAAATGCCACTTGTGCAAAGACGGAAGCAAAATTTGACTATTGGTTTGATATAATGAGGACAGAGAACCCGGCCATGTGTGATTGGGCAAACAGGATAGAGTATGAGAGGTGGACACAGCATAAAAATGGGGGGAGACGATATGGTCACATGACGACCATCATTTCCGAGTGCGTGAACTCTGTTTTGAAGGGCACAAGAAATCTACCGGTCACATCCTTGGTGAAGTCAACCTATCTTCGGCTGGCTGAGTTGTTTGTTATCCGGGGTCAGACGGTAGAGGCACAGTTAGGTTCCGGGCATCGGTATTCCCAGCCACTTGTTAAGGCCATTTAG
- the LOC112784397 gene encoding protein MAIN-LIKE 2-like, giving the protein MGDERSLYRLNGVAHIAGAVGDEPTRCIYSVRRQQNMPMHERIILYLERAGLYHLARLNSHWFWLDELLVSVFVERWHPETHTFHMPFGECTVTLQDVAFQLGLPVDGWAVSGCLGEFEKFMEGGRPSWEWF; this is encoded by the exons ATGGGAGACGAAAGGAGCTTGTACCGACTAAACGGTGTTGCGCATATTGCCGGTGCCGTTGGTGACGAG CCAACTAGGTGTATATACAGTGTGAGACGGCAACAAAATATGCCCATGCATGAAAGGATCATCCTGTATTTAGAGAGGGCTGGATTGTATCATTTGGCTAGGCTAAACAGCCACTGGTTCTGGTTGGATGAACTCTTGGTCAGTGTGTTCGTTGAGAGGTGGCATCCTGAGACGCACACATTTCACATGCCTTTCGGAGAGTGCACAGTGACATTGCAAGATGTGGCGTTTCAGCTAGGGTTGCCTGTCGATGGGTGGGCCGTGAGTGGTTGCCTTGGGGAGTTTGAGAAATTCATGGAGGGTGGCCGACCATCTTGGGAGTGGTTTTAG